Proteins from a genomic interval of Lolium perenne isolate Kyuss_39 chromosome 1, Kyuss_2.0, whole genome shotgun sequence:
- the LOC127302598 gene encoding em protein CS41 has translation MASRQQERSELDSMAREGQTVVPGGTGGKSVEAQEKLAEGRSRGGQTRKEQLGEEGYSEMGRKGGLSTNDESGGERAAREGVDIDESKFKTKS, from the exons ATGGCGTCCAGGCAGCAGGAGAGGTCGGAGCTGGACAGCATGGCCCGCGAGGGGCAGACCGTCGTCCCCGGCGGCACCGGCGGGAAGTCCGTCGAGGCGCAGGAGAAGCTCGCCGAAG GGCGCAGCCGCGGCGGGCAGACCCGCAAGGAACAGCTCGGGGAGGAAGGGTACAGCGAGATGGGGCGCAAGGGCGGCCTGAGCACCAACGACGAGTCCGGCGGCGAGCGCGCCGCCAGGGAGggcgtcgacatcgacgagtccaAGTTCAAGACCAAGTCCTAG